The DNA sequence gtttttatgtctataattgtgCATTGTGTCTGtatctgtcattacacggaCCAGAACAGTACAAAAACAATAGAGGTTaaacaaattatataaaaattatataaattacactgaTAGTCATAAAACgtattgaagaggttttgctcataaatgtacgtaaaataatgtgatttttatactgttggtaaactgcacagtatgtaCTACAAACCGGTGTTAAAGCACAATTGCCATGCGCTGCTCACGCTTGCAGTGTGAAACCAGAGTAATACACAGATTAAAGGTCTTGTTTAAAGTAAATACAACATACCCCATTGTTAACGCCTTGAGCTGTTCGGCCAGTTCGGAACCTCTCATATCTAAAAGAAACACAATAGATAAACAATAAGAACCAATGTAACTAATTACCTTTTCATTAATCTCACTAAAACTGGATCACACCTCTCATATCTTAAGAAGATGTTGTTGAGGTCATCATTGACGTGCAGGAGCTCTTCCGTGACTTCTTCGTTGGACACACGAGAGATGAGCTCAACTATCCTTTGCTGCATGGCCCTGCATGTCCTGTTCAACTCCTTCAAGGCAGGCAGGAAACATTGTAAATGAatagtaaaatacattaatgCTCCGTAGTAGAGAGGTATCAACACTCCCTCTAGTGGTCATTTTAAAATTCAGTGATATTTGCTGCAACAATGGCCCTGTTTGAACTTGATTTCAAGATATATCTATGGTGACTCAATCATAATTCATCAGCCAAGAATGTTTACAAAGCAGATGTGACCTTTAAACGAATTAAGTGGTAACATCACAAATGCAAGGTGGTCATAAGCATTTTCGACTACATGTGATTATGGAACTATTGTGATTGGATCACCTGAGCTCTGAATATCAGGTCAAAATCAATTTCAAACCTGCAGAAGTTCATGATCAGATGGATCTTCTTGACCTGGAACCATCTCTGTTAACATCTCCGACATCACCTTAGTGTTCCCACGCACAACGTCGAGTTCACTGCGCAGCTTGCAAATCTAAACCACAATATTATACTGTGTTATATGCAATCTGACAAGTGTCAACTCATCTTACTAAAATAGTGAAACTAGTAAATTCTACCTTACCTGTTCAGGGGAAGGATTGATTGATGCAGACATTTGAAGATTGGGCAACTGTGGAGAAGTGTGGGCGACAGGTGCCGCCGGGAAGGGAGGAGCAGAGCCAGGTTGGGGCTGTGGTTTGGGCTGGGGAGGGGCAGTGAATTTTGGCTGCTCTAGTTCCGGAGCACTTTGTTGCCGTTATCAGCAGAGCAAGACAATAAGTAAAAGTGCAGAGATAAAGAAGGTTGGTAAAGCTATaaagtttaataaatgataaggggcagaatatttttaaaatttttaaataattactgGGAGTAAAAATATAAGAATAAACGTTTATCAAGGAGCCTATGTTGCCAACAAAGCATAATGCTGCTGATGTCAGCACATACCCGTTGTGGTGTATGGATAGGGGACAAGGTCTCCAATTCAGATCGAGGAAACTCTATACCCTTCCTCTTCATTTCCTCATAGACGTGGACCACTCCGGTCAAATCTGGACTACTTCTGAATGCATCTGCCCAAGCCTGTGAGAGTATGTGAAAACTGAATAAGCAGTGTATACTATAAACATAGGACTTTTTTAAAGCTAACAAGGAGGTAAATTCGTTCTGAGTGATCTTCTTTGTCCTATATTTAGCATTAGTAGTATTAGGCAAAGGGCGAAACAAACCAGGTATTCACTAGGCATTTTGGAAACTGCTAAAAATACCAAACAATGTTTTCTAAATCAAAATATGTAGTCAACCAAAAAATAAACTTTGTCATGAACAAAGTGATTCTAGAGGTACCATCACTGGGAGTTATCACAGACTAATTAAATTCAGGTCGCCCTTGGTCACTTGAACCAAACCTGGTAACCAGATCCACTCAGTTCCAACGAGCACAACTCCAGTAATAACGAATGAACAAGATCTCCCTGGCAACTGAGCATCAGGTAACCAGCCCAtgatgctctctctctctctctctctctctctctctctctctctctctctctctctctctctctcgctctctctttctctctctctctctctctaatggGTCATTTCATATCTCTCTTTCCCTCATGCTTTGCAaagagatttaaaacaacattattttctCAACTGAAAAACAAAACTCCATGTGACTTTTGCCTTACCTGTATCAGAGCTAGCACTTTGTCCTGCACTATGGCTGGTGGATTGTTTTTAGGAGATATGATTTTCACCAGAACCCCATCGATGAAGTCCCGGGTGGTGACAAGTGCGTGGAAACGATATCCACAGTTCTTTACACCCGTCTCAAGAACCTGAACACAATTGATAATGAGTATTAAAAGCATTTAAGGCAGCTGCAAGCTTGCTATAAGACTACAAAACAAATTTGTTTCAATTGGTTATTGCTCACCGTCAGTGTAAGCATCACTTCCCTATAGTTCTTATTTCCATTTAGCCTCTTCTTCACAGCTCTTATAGCATCTTTAGGCCTACAAATCAGATAGAAATAACATGCAAGATAACaagcatttttgattaaattaaaattatgtGTAAATCAAGAGTTATAAATGAATCAAGCGTGTCAGATTCTACAAATGATGCATTAAcacattataaataaatattcgaCTTAAAGAGCATTCGTTACCATTATGGTAAATACATCAGAATGTTAACTATGTCAGAAGATAACAGAATAACCGATGACCCGTAATAAAAATCTATTCTGATAAAACCCATGCGAGCAGTTTGGCTTTGCGTAAGAATAAATACATGAGCACAAAGGTTATttaattaaatcttttaaatgctataaatca is a window from the Misgurnus anguillicaudatus chromosome 4, ASM2758022v2, whole genome shotgun sequence genome containing:
- the tom1l2b gene encoding TOM1-like protein 2 isoform X2, giving the protein MEFLLGNPYSTPVGQCIERATDGSLQSEDWALNMEICDIINETEDGPKDAIRAVKKRLNGNKNYREVMLTLTVLETGVKNCGYRFHALVTTRDFIDGVLVKIISPKNNPPAIVQDKVLALIQAWADAFRSSPDLTGVVHVYEEMKRKGIEFPRSELETLSPIHTPQRQQSAPELEQPKFTAPPQPKPQPQPGSAPPFPAAPVAHTSPQLPNLQMSASINPSPEQICKLRSELDVVRGNTKVMSEMLTEMVPGQEDPSDHELLQELNRTCRAMQQRIVELISRVSNEEVTEELLHVNDDLNNIFLRYERYERFRTGRTAQGVNNGVLNEATEDNLIDLGPGSPAVVSPRISATPPSSLPPSVAPIRSASPVTLSSRLAGLDVGSDSVTGTLSSLTSCQPQDDFDMFAQTRTGTIPDQRKTVPFEDTKALSGTAPTLDVRQQHNTGKGDEGEEGVTSEEFDKFLEERAKAAEMLPTPPNDDLSAPAGAAASANKKTGRSEDTLFAL
- the tom1l2b gene encoding TOM1-like protein 2 isoform X1 is translated as MEFLLGNPYSTPVGQCIERATDGSLQSEDWALNMEICDIINETEDGPKDAIRAVKKRLNGNKNYREVMLTLTVLETGVKNCGYRFHALVTTRDFIDGVLVKIISPKNNPPAIVQDKVLALIQAWADAFRSSPDLTGVVHVYEEMKRKGIEFPRSELETLSPIHTPQRQQSAPELEQPKFTAPPQPKPQPQPGSAPPFPAAPVAHTSPQLPNLQMSASINPSPEQICKLRSELDVVRGNTKVMSEMLTEMVPGQEDPSDHELLQELNRTCRAMQQRIVELISRVSNEEVTEELLHVNDDLNNIFLRYERYERFRTGRTAQGVNNGVLNEATEDNLIDLGPGSPAVVSPRISATPPSSLPPSVAPIRSASPVTLSSRLAGLDVGSDSVTGTLSSLTSCQPQDDFDMFAQTRTGTIPDQRKTVPFEDTKALSGTAPTLDVRQQHNTGTAVDQSSVMDDIEEWLSTDVKGDEGEEGVTSEEFDKFLEERAKAAEMLPTPPNDDLSAPAGAAASANKKTGRSEDTLFAL